The genomic region CCATGGAAAAATTAGATTATTCACCAAATTATTCTGCGCAAAATTTGGTGAACCGTACGACTAACACCATTGGGATTGTGCTGCCAGTTCGTGAGGGTCAAGATTCTCTTGGCAATAACCCCTTTTTCATGCAAATTATTCAAGATATTTCAAGTGTTTGTAGTGAGCATGATTATATGGTTAGCTTGGCAAGTGGGCGTACGGTAGGTAGATGAGCTACGCAAAAATTGTCAGGCACTGATTCGCAGCGGAAATATTAGCAAATTTATCTTTTTGTATTCGCACAAAGATGACCCTGTTTTTGATTTTGTCAAAAAGCAGAAAAAAGTTTCTTGTGTAGTTGTCGGAAGTTCTTATGAAAAGCTTGCTACCAAATCTGTCCAATTTGTAGATAATGATAACTACCAAGCAGGACGAGATGTTACTCAATTTATGGTGAGTAAAGGTTTTGAACACCTTGTCTTTGCCTACACTGACATGAATAAATTGGTGCAGACTGAGCGTTATCGAGGTTGTTGTGAGTATCTGCAAGAGCATCAAAAAGACAGTTTGTCTCTTCATTTTTCAAGGGTCAAAGAAGATGAGAACATTCTTAAGTTTCAGCAATTCTTAGCTGAGCACCCAAAAACGCAAGTCTTTATTGCTTGTGATGATATCATGGCTATCCGTTTGCAACGCTTATTTAAAAATAGCAAACAAGAAAAGTCTTATGCTGTGATTAGCTTTAATAATTCTTTGATTACAGAAATTGCTAATCCTGCTTTAACATCGGTTAATATTTTTCCTTATCAGTTTGGTGAAAAAGCAGCGCAATTACTTTTGGAAAAATTAAGAAAAAGCGCAAGCCAGAAAGTCATCATTCCTCATCAAATCATTGAAAGAGAATTAACGATTGTATTTTAATTAAAAAAATAAAAGTGTAAAGAAAGCTTTGTTTCATTGGTAAAGCATCTCTTTGCTCTTTTTTTGTTTTAAAATTTTTATCGAAAACGCTTTACAAAATAAAAATACGTGCTATAATAAAATCATCAAAAGTAGCGCAAACGTTTGCGTAAATTATTCAACTAAAAAATCGTTTGTTTTATACAAATCAATTAATATTAGTGACGTTATTGCTTGATTTGTAGAGCAAATGGTTTCCGAGAAAAAGTTTTAAGGAGTTGTTTCATGAAGAAGGCATTTAAAAAATTGACCAGTTTCGAATTTTGGCAAAAATTCGGTAAATGCTTGATGGTTGTTATTGCCGTTATGCCGGCAGCCGGTTTGATGGTTAGTATTGGTAACTCGCTCCTGCTAATCAATGCTAACTCAGCTATACTTGCTACTGTTGGTAATGTTATCGCACAAATTGGTTGGGGGATTATCAATAACCTTCACATTTTGTTTGCTCTAGCTATTGGTGGTAGCTGGGCAAAAGAGCGTGCTGGTGGTGCATTTGCTGCTGGTATCGCATTTATTCTCATCAACTTGATCACTGGTCACGTTTACGGTGTATCACTTGATATGATTGCTGATAGTAAAAGTGTTGTTCACAATGTTCTCGGTGGCAAGATGCTTGTCTCTGACTACTTTGTCAATGTGCTTGGTCAACCAGCGCTTAACATGGGTGTCTTTGTAGGTATTATCTCAGGTTTTGTTGGGGCAACAGCTTACAATAAATACTATAACTACCGCAAATTGCCTGATGTTCTTTCATTCTTCAATGGTAAACGTTTCGTACCATTCGTTGTTATCTATCGTTCAGTTCTTGTTGGTTTGTTTATGGCACTTGTTTGGCCAATCATCCAATCAGGAATTAATGGATTTGGTATGTGGATTGCGTCATCACAAAACTCAGCTCCATTCTTAGCTCCATTCTTGTATGGTACTTTGGAACGTTTGCTTCTTCCATTTGGTCTTCACCACATGATTACTATCCCTATGAACTATACTTCACTTGGTGGTACTTATGAAATCTTGACTGGTGCTCAAAAAGGTACTGAAGTCTTTGGTCAAGATCCACTTTGGTTAGCATGGGTAACAGACCTTATCAATCTTAAAGGTTCAAATCCTTCAGATTACCATCACCTTATGGCAACTGTAACACCTGCCCGCTTCAAAGTCGGACAAATGATTGGCGCAACTGGTACACTTATGGGGATTAGCCTTGCCATGTACCGTAACGTTGACCCAGACAAGAAGAAAAAATACACTGCAATGTTTATCTCAACAGCAGCTGCTACATTCTTGACAGGTGTTACTGAACCAATCGAATACATGTTTATGTTTGTCGCAATGCCACTTTATGTTGTATACGCACTTGTACAAGGGGTGACATTTGCTCTTGCTGATTTAGTTAACCTTCGTCTCCATTCATTTGGTAATATCGAACTTTTGACACGTACACCAATGGCTCTTAAAGCAGGTCTTGGTGGAGATTTAATTAACTTTGTTATTTGTTGTATCTTATCAGGTGTTGTGATGTACTTCATCGCAGACTTTATGATTAAGAAATTTAACTTTGCCACTCCAGGTCGTAACGGTAATTACGATGACATGGATGATGACGCTGCTGCATCAACAACTGGTGCGACAGTATCTGCAAACTCTCAAATCGTTCAAATCATTAATCTCCTTGGTGGCCGCGATAACATTGAAGATGTTGATGCTTGTATGACACGACTTCGTGTAACTGTCAAAGATGTCGCACGAGTTGGTGATGAAGAAACTTGGAAAAAAGCTGGTGCTATGGGTCTCATTATCAAAGGCTCTGGTGTTCAAGCTGTTTACGGACCAAAAGCAGATATCTTGAAATCTGATATTCAAGACCTTCTT from Streptococcus lutetiensis harbors:
- a CDS encoding PTS transporter subunit IIBC; this translates as MKKAFKKLTSFEFWQKFGKCLMVVIAVMPAAGLMVSIGNSLLLINANSAILATVGNVIAQIGWGIINNLHILFALAIGGSWAKERAGGAFAAGIAFILINLITGHVYGVSLDMIADSKSVVHNVLGGKMLVSDYFVNVLGQPALNMGVFVGIISGFVGATAYNKYYNYRKLPDVLSFFNGKRFVPFVVIYRSVLVGLFMALVWPIIQSGINGFGMWIASSQNSAPFLAPFLYGTLERLLLPFGLHHMITIPMNYTSLGGTYEILTGAQKGTEVFGQDPLWLAWVTDLINLKGSNPSDYHHLMATVTPARFKVGQMIGATGTLMGISLAMYRNVDPDKKKKYTAMFISTAAATFLTGVTEPIEYMFMFVAMPLYVVYALVQGVTFALADLVNLRLHSFGNIELLTRTPMALKAGLGGDLINFVICCILSGVVMYFIADFMIKKFNFATPGRNGNYDDMDDDAAASTTGATVSANSQIVQIINLLGGRDNIEDVDACMTRLRVTVKDVARVGDEETWKKAGAMGLIIKGSGVQAVYGPKADILKSDIQDLLDSGAEIPTIDLAEVRGNNVTKVSYKGVTEDVLSIADGEVKPITAVKDPVFSAKMMGDGFAVEPENGNVYAPVSGIVTSVFPTKHAFGLLTDSGLEVLVHIGLDTVALNGVPFSVKVAEGQRVQAGDLLVVADLAAISSAGRETTIIVAFTNTAEIKAVNLTQTGKVSAKTPVAKVEL